One Glycine max cultivar Williams 82 chromosome 3, Glycine_max_v4.0, whole genome shotgun sequence DNA window includes the following coding sequences:
- the LOC100798650 gene encoding uncharacterized protein isoform X1 has product MLSLAKRLQVQPLTTPFLLGQLRWARTRPKSPPVALKRAEERSEWWAVDGEVHEIGDLVPLRERFVIPRENIPNKRRKQLREQFMRRTRLVLKESEHDPWCKKYMELYNELRENWERLYWDEGYTKKLAQDHANYESAEDDDGDFSPYRSRRPQSQMEHSKDQNFGRNRQSDNWEKVNLLRDKFEYDRERRMREKAFAPMHGGSVPDSHDSDRWNQPLNTDRYFSQTERH; this is encoded by the exons aTGCTCTCTCTCGCGAAACGGCTTCAGGTTCAGCCCCTGACGACGCCGTTTCTCCTCGGGCAGCTCCGGTGGGCCCGAACGCGGCCGAAGTCACCGCCGGTGGCGCTGAAGAGGGCGGAGGAGCGGTCGGAGTGGTGGGCGGTGGACGGCGAAGTGCACGAGATCGGCGATCTCGTGCCGCTACGTGAGCGCTTCGTGATTCCCCGAGAGAACATCCCCAACAAGCGCCGCAAGCAGCTCAGAGAACAGTTCATGCGCCGAACGCGCCTCGTTCTTAAGGAATCC GAGCATGATCCTTGGTGCAAAAAGTATATGGAGCTGTATAATGAACTAAGAGAAAACTGGGAGAGGCTTTATTGGGATGAGGGTTACACTAAAAAGCTTGCTCAGGATCATGCAAACTATGAGTCTGctgaagatgatgatggagaTTTCTCCCCATACAG GAGTAGAAGGCCTCAGTCTCAAATGGAGCATAGTAAG GACCAAAATTTTGGGAGAAACAGGCAATCTGATAACTGGGAGAAAGTTAACCTTCTTCGGGATAAATTTGAGTATGACAGAGAGAGAAGAATGAGAGAGAAAG CATTTGCGCCCATGCATGGAGGATCTGTGCCTGACTCTCATGATTCAGACCGTTGGAACCAACCGCTAAATACCGACCGATATTTCAGCCAAACAGAACGGCATTGA
- the LOC100798650 gene encoding uncharacterized protein isoform X2, with protein MLSLAKRLQVQPLTTPFLLGQLRWARTRPKSPPVALKRAEERSEWWAVDGEVHEIGDLVPLRERFVIPRENIPNKRRKQLREQFMRRTRLVLKESEHDPWCKKYMELYNELRENWERLYWDEGYTKKLAQDHANYESAEDDDGDFSPYRSRRPQSQMEHSKLKKPYMGVDGSSCHLEWEGMIYSG; from the exons aTGCTCTCTCTCGCGAAACGGCTTCAGGTTCAGCCCCTGACGACGCCGTTTCTCCTCGGGCAGCTCCGGTGGGCCCGAACGCGGCCGAAGTCACCGCCGGTGGCGCTGAAGAGGGCGGAGGAGCGGTCGGAGTGGTGGGCGGTGGACGGCGAAGTGCACGAGATCGGCGATCTCGTGCCGCTACGTGAGCGCTTCGTGATTCCCCGAGAGAACATCCCCAACAAGCGCCGCAAGCAGCTCAGAGAACAGTTCATGCGCCGAACGCGCCTCGTTCTTAAGGAATCC GAGCATGATCCTTGGTGCAAAAAGTATATGGAGCTGTATAATGAACTAAGAGAAAACTGGGAGAGGCTTTATTGGGATGAGGGTTACACTAAAAAGCTTGCTCAGGATCATGCAAACTATGAGTCTGctgaagatgatgatggagaTTTCTCCCCATACAG GAGTAGAAGGCCTCAGTCTCAAATGGAGCATAGTAAG CTTAAGAAGCCCTACATGGGAGTTGATGGATCTTCATGCCATCTAGAATGGGAAGGGATGATATATTCAGGATAA
- the LOC100799171 gene encoding protein PEP-RELATED DEVELOPMENT ARRESTED 1, chloroplastic, giving the protein MFVTSLACSYFTYPTLLHSFCSTFTSSYHQCTLLQLNRNRKKYCIWASINGNSAYEVGGGYPELEQNQNGKLHSDMSSQREALLRGGDQVISVLEEIITLLEDMNMDEESEKVAVELAAQGVIGKRVDEMESDFMMALDYMIQLAENDQDDKRKSLLEVIKETVLSHLTKKCPPHVQVIGLLCRTPKKESRHELLRRVAAGGGVFKGENELKMHIPAANLNDIANQADDLLEAMETRPVIPDRKLLARLVLIREEARNMMGGGITDERNHRGFYTLPQPEVDFLAKLVALKPGKNVLDMIRNVMQGKDEGADKSGNNDEDDTTNGDPAEFLGRPLVTGEKTLPVRPGMFLETVSKVLSGLYAGTDSGITAQHLEWVHRKTLQVLQEIAYG; this is encoded by the exons ATGTTTGTTACATCCCTTGCTTGCTCTTACTTCACTTATCCCACCCTTTTGCATTCTTTTTGTTCCACATTTACTTCGTCTTATCACCAATGCACGTTGCTGCAGCTCAATAGAAACAGAAAGAAATATTGCATTTGGGCATCCATCAATGGTAACAGTGCCTACGAAGTGGGAGGAGGATATCCGGAATTGGAGCAGAATCAGAATGGAAAGTTGCATTCAGACATGTCTTCTCAACGCGAAGCGCTCCTCAGAGGAGGGGACCAAGTCATCTctgttttggaggaaattattaCCCTT TTGGAAGACATGAATATGGACGAGGAATCAGAGAAAGTGGCAGTGGAGTTGGCTGCACAAGGAGTTATTGGAAAGAGAGTTGATGAGATGGAATCCGATTTCATGATGGCCCTTGACTACATGATCCAACTTGCTGAGAATGACCAGGATGATAAG CGTAAGTCACTGTTGGAAGTTATCAAAGAGACAGTATTATCACATCTAACCAAAAAATGTCCACCCCAT GTTCAAGTAATTGGTCTTCTATGTAGAACTCCGAAAAAGGAAAGCCGACATGAATTGTTGCGCCGAGTTGCAGCTGGTGGCGGTGTATTTAAAGGCGAAAATGAGTTGAAGATGCATATCCCAGCTGCAAATCTAAATGACATAGCTAACCAAGCTGATGATTTGTTGGAG GCAATGGAAACTCGTCCTGTTATCCCAGATCGAAAACTACTTGCAAGGCTTGTTTTGATTAGAGAAGAAGCTCGTAATATGATGGGAGGGGGAATTACGGACGAAAGAAACCACCGTGGATTCTATACTCTTCCTCAGCCTGAG GTGGACTTCTTGGCCAAATTGGTGGCTCTAAAACCTGGAAAAAATGTGCTTGATATGATAAGAAATGTAATGCAAGGAAAAGATGAAGGTGCAGACAAATCTGGCAACAACGATGAGGATGACACTACAAATGGGGATCCAGCTGAATTTCTTGGAAGG CCACTTGTAACGGGAGAGAAGACACTTCCAGTGCGCCCTGGCATGTTTCTTGAGACTGTCTCCAAG GTCTTGTCTGGTTTATATGCTGGAACTGATTCTGGCATCACTGCACAACACTTGGAATGG GTTCATCGGAAGACACTTCAAGTGCTTCAGGAGATAGCATATGGCTAG